The Ischnura elegans chromosome 1, ioIscEleg1.1, whole genome shotgun sequence genome contains a region encoding:
- the LOC124164069 gene encoding CCR4-NOT transcription complex subunit 10, with protein MKLNSSGTKVKQHEAAEKNEEGGEKWMLSPDQPSSSSHSTTISNSTLTSPVSSLVSQCSEQERQLAQTALMEFRRGNYSAAITALTQMESGGSYTSGTPTAQSSGGAAVQSTARVGTEKQSARVTVGAPPTNSSSAASGGNAAAGTAGGNLSGAPGATSNVRPMDFKIAHNKAVAEYYRGELRKTDQFRRALNSVCNAAHLNIEDLDSLEGPTHCVIFFNQAVLLYHMRQYSTAIRILNALLPYIETMDESLAHRVILLLGELHLCAHRPDRVLSLVAYADSHFAPLPSSSPQGVPPLTSSPLQPPSSSVSSSTPKDGKESQPILGEGLNGGWEWFRLKLSMLKTRAYLATHALKSCKRELKAIMTSGGVSPASVFLKGNLEYLRGNYRKAIKVLNSIPQTEHTFKDTGESLAVAYYNGMACIHQCMGKPNLACHYLNRAMQENDAALSSLPPPEQGERLSGRPLHCLSGDRSPWLLHNMGLCLLHSGRPIQAFDCLVAAVRFHHADPRLWLRLAECCIAAHHPGNEADFDLSARRKDLVQGVVGAPPHRKVVLTSHLNKDDKYSCDGQSSAIPVPSLEFASLCLRNSLQLILPNAHIPSPAASSSVEEDGSTAGKGQKPGNSSAPSEEGADKSAHNSHPRLGPVTEGSSINSSIVGGGNGNGISSGMGGSYTGDLGALQCSILAASAYVSLCLGDCTIALTHAQNLLAQPRLSGAHRLLGHLYAAEALILLDRLAEAVTHLNPENVWDISLTVPAAPFEGVTLLVSDGDAREDASAGSKGVDSMPTPSTLPSTTSTSTTISSSTPSSTASSENGRILKAWFPATLATARVVMQYNLAVAFAIRGELEKAAETLKQVWKSKGPGCDVPIHVIMLALYIELQLGHADVSRSLIKQHSPQYR; from the exons ATGAAACTTAATTCATCGGGAACTAAg GTGAAACAACATGAAGCGgcggagaaaaatgaagaaggaGGTGAGAAGTGGATGCTATCTCCCGATCAACCCTCCTCTAGTTCACACTCCACAACTATTTCAAATTCAACATTAACATCTCCAGTTTCATCGTTGGTTTCACAATGCTCCGAGCAGGAGAGGCAACTTGCTCAAACAGCTCTGATGGAATTCCGTCGGGGAAATTATTCTGCAGCAATTACTGCTTTAACTCAAATGGAAAGCGGTGGAAGTTATACTTCGGGAACGCCCACTGCTCAATCTTCTGGAGGAGCTGCAGTGCAATCTACAGCGAGGGTAGGCACGGAAAAACAATCAGCTAGAGTGACCGTGGGGGCTCCTCCTACCAATAGTTCCAGTGCAGCTTCAGGGGGAAATGCAGCTGCCGGAACTGCTGGAGGAAACCTCTCAGGAGCTCCTGGGGCTACCTCGAACGTCAGGCCCATGGACTTTAAGATTGCACACAACAAAGCAGTGGCTGAATATTATCGCGGAGAGTTAAGGAAGACAGATCAGTTTCGTAGAGCTTTGAACTCAGTTTGCAATGCG GCACATCTTAATATAGAGGACTTGGATTCCCTTGAAGGTCCTACTCACTGTGTTATTTTCTTCAACCAAGCTGTGTTGCTGTACCATATGAGACAGTATTCCACTGCCATACGTATACTAAATGCCCTTCTGCCGTACATTGAAACAATGG ATGAGAGCCTGGCCCATCGGGTTATCTTACTTCTTGGAGAGTTGCATCTCTGTGCTCATCGCCCTGATCGAGTTCTTTCGTTGGTGGCATATGCTGACAGTCACTTTGCTCCCCTGCCTTCATCATCTCCTCAAGGGGTCCCTCCCCTAACATCATCACCCCTTCAACCTCCCTCATCATCAGTTAGCAGCAGTACACCTAAAGATGGAAAA GAATCACAGCCAATATTAGGAGAAGGCCTGAATGGAGGATGGGAATGGTTCAGATTGAAACTTTCAATGTTGAAAACTCGAGCATATCTGGCAACTCATGCTTTAAAGTCTTGCAAAAGAGAGCTAAAGGCTATAATGACCTCAGGAGGTGTG AGTCCTGCTTCAGTATTTTTAAAAGGAAACTTGGAGTATCTCCGTGGAAATTACAGGAAAGCTATCAAAGTTCTCAATTCAATACCACAGACGGAGCATACATTCAA GGATACAGGGGAATCTTTGGCTGTTGCGTATTATAATGGTATGGCATGCATTCATCAGTGTATGGGAAAGCCAAACTTAGCTTGCCATTATTTGAATCGTGCAATGCAGGAAAATGATGCTGCTCTGTCATCATTACCTCCTCCTGAGCaag GTGAGCGTCTCTCTGGAAGGCCACTACACTGTCTATCTGGCGATCGCTCTCCGTGGCTACTCCACAACATGGGGCTTTGTTTACTTCACTCTGGGAGACCTATTCAAGCATTTGACTGCCTTGTTGCTGCTGTCCGTTTTCATCATGCTGACCCACGATTGTGGTTGAGGCTTGCGGAGTGCTGTATTGCAGCTCATCATCCT GGGAATGAAGCTGATTTTGACTTGTCAGCCAGAAGGAAGGATTTGGTTCAAGGTGTTGTTGGAGCCCCTCCTCATCGTAAGGTTGTTCTTACATCTCATCTCAACAAAGATGACAAATACAG CTGTGATGGCCAGTCATCTGCAATCCCAGTGCCCTCTTTGGAGTTTGCTTCTCTCTGCCTGAGGAATTCTCTCCAGCTCATCCTGCCCAATGCACACATTCCCTCTCCTGCCGCGTCATCATCAGTGGAGGAAGATGGAAGCACAGCTGGGAAAGGTCAAAAGCCTGGGAATTCTTCTGCACCATCTGAAGAGGGAGCTGATAAAAGTGCACACAACTCGCATCCTCGCTTGGGCCCAGTTACAGAAG GTTCATCCATCAACAGTAGCATAGTAGGGGGAGGGAATGGAAATGGCATTTCATCTGGAATGGGTGGCTCATACACTGGAGACTTGGGTGCCCTGCAGTGTTCAATACTTGCTGCCTCTGCATATGTCTCCCTTTGTCTTGGAGATTGTACAATTGCATTAACTCATGCACAGAATCTTCTCGCCCAGCCAAGACTCTCAGGAGCCCATAG aCTCCTTGGACATTTATATGCTGCTGAGGCCTTAATATTGTTGGACCGACTTGCTGAGGCTGTCACTCATCTGAACCCTGAAAATGTATGGGACATATCTCTCACAGTACCTGCAGCTCCTTTTGAAGGAGTCACGCTCCTTGTATCAGATGGTGATGCCAGGGAAGATGCATCTGCAGGAAGTAAAGGTGTGGATTCGATGCCAACCCCTTCGACTTTACCCTCAACCACATCAACATCAACGACAATATCATCATCCACTCCAAGTTCAACTGCTAGCAGTGAAAATGGCCGAATCCTCAAAG CCTGGTTCCCTGCTACACTTGCAACAGCACGAGTAGTTATGCAGTACAATCTTGCTGTAGCATTTGCTATTCGAGGGGAACTGGAGAAGGCAGCAGAAACTTTAAAACAG GTTTGGAAATCCAAAGGACCTGGCTGTGATGTACCTATTCATGTCATAATGCTTGCCCTTTACATAGAATTACAACTTG ggCATGCTGATGTTTCTCGATCATTAATCAAACAACATTCGCCACAATACCGTTga